In Nitrospira sp., one DNA window encodes the following:
- the radA gene encoding DNA repair protein RadA encodes MRAKTSFSCQSCGHQSPRWIGRCPDCGGWNTMKEERQAPTGKGRPVAMKMAQAKATPIAEIEVVGEDRRLTQISEFDRVLGGGVIPGAVILIGGDPGIGKTTLLLQALPRLASKEAPVLYVSGEESPRQIKMRGQRLGIEHPNLLILAETSLEQILKAVQEIQPAALVVDSIQTVFTEQITSAPGSISQVQEVAGQLMSFAKRAGVPVFIIGHVTKEGAIAGPRLLEHIVDTVLYFEGDKGHSYRILRAVKNRFGSTNEIGVFEMKDGGLEEVANPSELFLAERPQHSTGSVVVSSLEGTRPILVELQALVSSTSYAMPKRVANGVELSRVSLLLAVMEKRLGMHLSGQDVYVNVVGGMHIDEPAIDLGIVAAVTSSLREVAIEPGLLVLGEVGLGGEVRAVSQAELRIREAAKMGFKRCLLPERNLAKVDPIDGIELIGINEVGEALDVVFA; translated from the coding sequence ATGCGTGCGAAGACCAGTTTTTCCTGCCAGTCCTGCGGGCATCAGTCGCCGCGGTGGATCGGGCGCTGTCCCGATTGCGGCGGCTGGAATACGATGAAAGAAGAGCGGCAGGCGCCGACCGGCAAGGGGCGCCCGGTGGCCATGAAGATGGCGCAGGCCAAAGCGACGCCGATCGCCGAGATCGAAGTGGTGGGGGAAGACCGCCGGCTCACGCAGATCAGCGAGTTCGACCGCGTCCTGGGCGGCGGCGTGATTCCCGGCGCGGTCATTCTGATCGGCGGCGATCCCGGCATCGGCAAGACCACGCTGTTGCTGCAGGCCTTACCGCGGTTGGCCTCGAAGGAAGCGCCGGTTCTCTATGTGTCCGGTGAGGAGTCACCCCGCCAGATCAAGATGCGCGGGCAGCGGCTGGGCATCGAACATCCGAACCTCTTGATCCTGGCGGAAACCTCGCTGGAGCAGATTCTCAAAGCGGTGCAGGAGATTCAGCCGGCCGCGCTCGTCGTCGATTCTATTCAAACGGTCTTTACGGAGCAGATTACCTCGGCCCCTGGCAGCATCAGCCAGGTGCAGGAAGTCGCCGGACAGCTCATGTCGTTCGCGAAGCGGGCCGGCGTGCCGGTCTTTATCATCGGCCATGTGACGAAAGAAGGAGCGATCGCCGGCCCCCGGCTGCTGGAGCACATCGTCGATACGGTGCTCTATTTCGAAGGCGATAAAGGCCATAGCTATCGGATTCTCCGTGCGGTCAAAAATCGCTTCGGCTCGACCAATGAGATCGGCGTCTTTGAAATGAAGGATGGCGGCCTTGAAGAAGTGGCCAATCCGTCCGAATTGTTTCTGGCCGAGCGCCCGCAGCACAGTACCGGCTCAGTCGTGGTGTCGAGCCTGGAAGGAACCAGGCCGATTCTGGTCGAGCTGCAAGCCTTGGTGTCGTCGACCAGCTATGCCATGCCGAAACGCGTGGCCAACGGCGTGGAGTTGAGCCGGGTTTCCCTGCTGCTGGCGGTGATGGAGAAGCGCTTGGGCATGCATCTCTCCGGGCAGGACGTCTATGTGAACGTCGTCGGCGGCATGCACATCGATGAGCCGGCGATCGATCTCGGGATTGTCGCCGCTGTCACCTCCAGCCTCCGCGAAGTGGCCATTGAGCCGGGTTTATTGGTATTGGGAGAAGTTGGCCTTGGCGGAGAAGTGCGGGCCGTGAGCCAGGCGGAGTTGCGGATACGGGAAGCGGCGAAGATGGGATTCAAACGCTGTTTGTTGCCGGAACGGAACCTGGCCAAGGTCGATCCGATCGATGGGATTGAGTTGATCGGGATCAACGAAGTGGGAGAGGCGCTCGATGTCGTGTTTGCGTAG
- the rimI gene encoding ribosomal protein S18-alanine N-acetyltransferase, giving the protein MDNAIQIMPAALADLPDLLRLEEACFSAPWTRKMLEAELTGNQFAHFLVARDAAKTATTGGAIVGSLCFWIVFEEVRLMNLAVAEEMRRRGIGAALVDVALHTGLTQAATRAVLEVRASNSAALALYRRFRFTQVSIRPSYYSNPVEDAVLMEMEPIVIPAGSGRRSAPVNEGGSVPAH; this is encoded by the coding sequence ATGGATAACGCGATTCAGATCATGCCAGCCGCGTTGGCCGATCTGCCTGATTTGTTGCGCCTGGAAGAAGCTTGCTTCTCGGCCCCCTGGACGCGCAAAATGTTGGAAGCTGAACTGACCGGCAACCAGTTTGCACACTTTCTGGTGGCGCGGGACGCAGCGAAGACAGCGACAACGGGTGGAGCGATCGTCGGTTCCCTGTGCTTTTGGATCGTGTTTGAAGAAGTGCGCCTGATGAATCTTGCCGTAGCAGAAGAGATGCGTCGTCGTGGAATTGGCGCGGCCCTGGTGGATGTCGCCTTGCACACCGGGCTCACCCAGGCGGCCACCCGTGCCGTACTCGAGGTCCGGGCTTCCAACTCTGCGGCATTGGCACTGTACCGGCGCTTCAGATTTACGCAGGTGTCGATCCGTCCCTCATACTATTCCAATCCAGTCGAAGATGCGGTGCTCATGGAGATGGAGCCGATTGTGATCCCCGCCGGCTCCGGGCGCAGGTCTGCGCCCGTCAACGAGGGAGGCTCAGTTCCCGCTCACTAA
- a CDS encoding addiction module protein: MPQSAKAILHQALELPSNDRAALVEGLIASLDQPNPALDAMWLKEAESRLAAYHAGELGAIDAERVFADLGRKI; this comes from the coding sequence ATGCCCCAATCAGCAAAAGCCATTTTGCATCAGGCCCTTGAACTTCCGTCTAATGACCGCGCGGCGTTAGTGGAAGGCCTGATTGCCAGTCTTGACCAGCCCAATCCCGCGCTTGATGCGATGTGGCTCAAGGAAGCTGAGAGTCGCTTGGCTGCGTACCATGCCGGCGAGCTTGGGGCGATTGATGCGGAGCGGGTCTTCGCGGATCTTGGTAGAAAAATTTGA
- a CDS encoding YdcH family protein → MQTEQGLADQLRQTSREFKSLEETHHRLDGELNELQRRHVLTPQEEVVKKHLQKEKLAMKDKMAELIRQYREQGTVQAAR, encoded by the coding sequence ATGCAGACTGAACAGGGACTCGCGGACCAGCTTCGACAGACCAGCCGTGAGTTCAAATCGCTGGAGGAAACCCATCACCGGCTCGACGGCGAGCTGAACGAATTGCAACGGCGCCATGTGCTGACGCCCCAGGAAGAAGTCGTGAAGAAGCATTTACAAAAAGAAAAGCTCGCCATGAAAGACAAGATGGCGGAGTTGATCCGTCAATATCGCGAACAAGGAACGGTCCAAGCCGCGCGCTAA
- the tsaB gene encoding tRNA (adenosine(37)-N6)-threonylcarbamoyltransferase complex dimerization subunit type 1 TsaB, translating into MKVLAVETATSWQSIALLDDDRVLAREDQEATGAHGTLLLPTITRLLAKSGLTLKHLDGLACSIGPGSFTGLRVGTATLLGLRAATDLPLVLVPTLEAMAWSLRGISGPICPVLPSRKDEIYWAVFRWGADGLERLISEHVGSPQALAQTLPGATTMLGEGWTIMEPAIRAALGPDVTLIPAPGDPVRPSAVTVGQAGIERLRRGEIAGDHVAPLYVQRTEAEIRYEQSGGVSPVARRQARVATKTAARAARQPRSSGKSHG; encoded by the coding sequence ATGAAAGTCCTGGCTGTCGAAACGGCAACCTCGTGGCAGAGCATCGCGCTCCTTGACGATGACAGAGTGCTGGCGCGGGAAGATCAGGAGGCGACCGGTGCGCATGGCACGCTCTTGCTGCCGACGATCACCCGGCTCCTTGCCAAATCCGGACTCACCCTCAAGCACTTGGACGGGCTGGCGTGCTCCATCGGACCGGGCTCATTTACCGGTCTGCGGGTGGGAACGGCGACGTTGCTGGGTTTGCGGGCGGCCACCGATCTCCCGCTGGTCTTGGTCCCGACGTTGGAAGCCATGGCCTGGTCGCTCAGAGGCATATCCGGACCGATCTGCCCCGTGCTCCCCAGCCGCAAAGATGAAATCTATTGGGCGGTGTTTCGTTGGGGCGCCGATGGTCTGGAGCGTCTCATTTCAGAACATGTCGGTTCCCCGCAGGCACTGGCCCAGACGCTTCCTGGTGCCACCACCATGCTCGGGGAGGGGTGGACGATAATGGAGCCGGCTATTCGAGCGGCCCTCGGCCCGGATGTCACACTTATTCCGGCCCCCGGCGACCCGGTAAGGCCCTCGGCCGTCACCGTTGGCCAGGCCGGAATCGAACGGCTACGCCGGGGTGAGATTGCCGGCGATCATGTGGCGCCGTTGTATGTGCAGCGAACCGAAGCAGAAATCCGTTACGAACAGTCCGGCGGTGTCTCGCCGGTGGCTCGCCGGCAGGCTCGTGTCGCGACCAAGACCGCTGCCAGAGCGGCACGCCAGCCCCGCTCGTCGGGAAAATCGCATGGATAA